A section of the Phycodurus eques isolate BA_2022a chromosome 4, UOR_Pequ_1.1, whole genome shotgun sequence genome encodes:
- the si:ch211-261d7.3 gene encoding myb-related transcription factor, partner of profilin: MTEYCEDGGLLYEQSPPMHIKVESPEGHSAGGASDNGFPRDDDDSDGSCDQSSGPRGGLPFNVVVVHPKLMAPGMSSDDLLSMEQNGAMSAALAANGAGKRKSRFSGAELEVLVSEVTRCEGELFGPAGRLRRRERERIWAGILERVNAVSRVPRTLREVKKRWDDLKRRNGGRLADARHRSWSLPPGRSSTLGQSSQSSPRLQHGRQKQSSRPKPTFTCFPESDTGFGGEGSEKDALDKDDDNPEHERDIGDPDCEDEENSMEDKLGLGLGLGIGAPPTSERWLPPSPLYSAPFLNGSPEPSSPQPSLGAQQGPLEAPPRGSWLEDELRGVGEAAIQLGNRVDKSLREFADCFRQDMRTLVASQEALALSLQQNNVLLQRLLGVLEAQQQQQRAPQTNHSQTSQQQQHIEQHLQQQIEDPRHTVQEQHKLHQLQLTQHSNCPSAGVTLPSSSPPDLQTTFPSHPPAGVNGCVQKPRRGRALDHRRRRRR; encoded by the exons ATGACGGAGTACTGCGAGGACGGGGGGCTGCTGTATGAGCAATCACCTCCCATGCACATCAAAGTGGAGTCTCCCGAGGGACACTCTGCAGGGGGGGCTTCCGACAACGGCTTCCCCAGGGATGACGATGACTCGGACGGCAGCTGTGACCAGAGCAGTGGACCGCGCGGGGGGCTGCCCTTCAACGTGGTAGTGGTGCACCCTAAACTCATGGCGCCCGGCATGTCCTCAGACGACCTCTTGTCCATGGAACAAA ACGGAGCTATGTCAGCTGCACTTGCAGCCAATGGCGCGGGCAAAAGAAAAAGTCGCTTCAGCGGCGCGGAACTTGAGGTGTTGGTGTCCGAGGTGACGCGGTGTGAAGGAGAGCTGTTCGGCCCGGCGGGGAGGCTCCGACGGCGCGAGAGGGAACGCATATGGGCAGGAATCCTCGAGAGGGTCAATGCCGTGTCTAGAGTCCCACGTACGCTTCGGGAGGTCAAAAAGCGCTGGGATGACCTGAAGAGACGCAATGGCGGCCGCCTGGCGGACGCCCGCCACCGTAGCTGGTCTCTGCCACCCGGCAGATCGTCGACGCTCGGACAGTCCTCCCAGTCCAGCCCCAGGCTTCAACATGGCAGGCAAAAGCAAAGCTCCAGACCAAAGCCCACTTTCACGTGCTTCCCCGAGTCGGACACTG GTTTTGGAGGGGAGGGGTCCGAAAAAGATGCTTTGGACAAGGATGACGACAATCCAGAGCACGAGAGAGATATCGGGGATCCTGACTGTGAAGACGAAGAAAACAGCATGGAAGACAAACTAGGCCTTGGATTAGGTCTGGGCATCGGCGCGCCTCCAACCTCAGAACGATGGCTTCCTCCCTCCCCGCTGTACAGCGCCCCTTTCTTAAACGGCAGCCCGGAGCCCAGCAGTCCTCAGCCGTCGCTCGGAGCGCAACAGGGTCCTCTCGAAGCCCCGCCACGCGGCTCCTGGCTCGAAGACGAGCTGCGAGGGGTCGGAGAGGCGGCAATTCAGCTTGGAAATCGGGTGGACAAGAGTCTGCGGGAATTCGCCGACTGTTTCAGGCAGGACATGAGAACGCTCGTCGCATCGCAAGAGGCCTTGGCGCTCAGTCTCCAGCAAAACAACGTCCTCCTGCAGAGGCTTTTGGGAGTGCTGGaggcgcagcagcagcagcaacgcGCGCCACAAACGAACCACTCGCAGACATCGCAGCAACAGCAACATATTGAACAACATTTACAGCAGCAGATTGAAGACCCACGGCACACAGTGCAAGAGCAACACAAACTACATCAGCTCCAGCTCACGCAGCATTCAAACTGCCCCTCCGCTGGAGTCACGCTTCCTTCGTCGTCGCCGCCTGACCTACAAACCACTTTTCCCTCGCATCCGCCCGCTGGCGTGAATGGGTGCGTGCAAAAGCCGCGACGAGGAAGAGCTCTCGATCACAGACGCAGGAGACGGCGCTGA
- the si:ch211-261d7.6 gene encoding zinc finger protein 658B isoform X1 yields the protein MMEQVPAVVTEDVRPEEQSTVMDVAPCTPTDGTSPNSDAPPREDTADSKCPVSVQEFGLFCQDCGEAFGEEAAYLDHRNQHPDGKCAMYLEPMDYSDEADEDEESTSSCQLCTLSFVDMNEFRSHMETHRVQSSETQEISGFTKQNSFECSDCGKRYSMLGHFLNHQRTHIQASKSLFSDLEDLKKKSFQCETCGRNYSRASALDAHRRGHEEKLFKRRYKTSRHMTTTDEAALKLIGKQTYGTPEKLFKCACGKTFPSMVRLKTHQRFSHNSECFPQEATGKLRKNVFYCRECRKVFHGHLAWFNHEKWHENHSKDSPNRFPCESCGKVFMTQTFYYRHNRMVHSGETPAKSFLHQVGQLQKKGFECTDCGLKFSRPSALHSHQLQHTSAFGETEKVSQAHSSLLHQDTWDGELKATQQLSHHVLAENVLADIRSEDDPHVNEPDEDVMESYEPGDFNVLVISASESEDEAVQDMNPNLESGSASDQEGRDNVSASNLVSKPELDLKIVQVDFEPAKGQRSPAAEAPEDNATKERFDCPECYRWFTSAASLRAHIVWHNFRKRRRQTKGQSVEVYTCDNEAHTFAAGHFTEYENETNQELNQAELLKQKTVTCDICGTNLSHLPNQHDELSLCRNCETSSLLNHMSNRSVQRKESISATTKVYNPKKTLLGPKIYHCEQCGKGFWSLGAYLHHKQSPSQCIDVRLRTGRAQPAHRGRSCSSMKVACPVCGRKFRHKGIMTLHMRTHENGNHKCEICNRAFRLFSSLIRHQVVHNELLPPPCKSFQHQVEQLQKNTYSCPDCGKLFSRAKALQFHMRYHGNESGHSPSPPRSSVRHEDFQCATCLKHFSNRASFRTHKKLCITKERILLGKTGTLNNNERGKLSKVNSQDSAVKLPHKVKNEMEEVGMESPNTNPSEFKYKCNKCERSFSVIGALNLHKRIHAKGYKKVAKATLSSAPSEEELRKDYPFPCSECGKRFLSNSALGSHKRWHKNDKRPNLKEEVSDHQTSTLQPQPDMKPKTHQGRQAYEQGSLLAEQSNTLETRDTQTGDTSLNVNRVMNDGGESVSTTTIAKNYQCPLCLANFSKARGLRAHTWQAHSKSTENKAKRVFDAQNTSCEIMSESISPKISNPPVSKFDASPLIVTNHECGLHCESAATVPDHKLCPASELGVQAPEALAEVLPPYSRLSEQIVKCLFKCGKCGKDFQTEGQLETHKTKAKSRPFCCALCCNAFLTENQLQQHLAWHDQIRYRLPNEVRFRLSAALTTKSVKLTGNVPSQHALKQESQSVSSSEAFLSSSALQNHKCWRCKSAVCDCTDPPVTADDFRSLSKHDQASLGDCDSPAAVWSGARDSLTCLECGATFSQETDLHQHYTKHAQSMY from the exons ATGATGGAGCAAGTTCCGGCCGTTGTGACGGAAGACGTCCGGCCGGAGGAACAGTCCACAGTCATGGATGTCGCGCCGTGCACCCCCACGGATGGGACATCGCCAAACAGCGATGCGCCGCCGCGCGAGGATACAGCGGACAGCAAGTGTCCAGTCTCGGTTCAAG AGTTTGGGCTATTCTGCCAAGATTGCGGAGAAGCCTTTGGTGAGGAGGCAGCCTACTTGGACCATCGCAACCAGCACCCCGATGGAAAGTGCGCAATGTATTTGGAGCCGATGGACTATTCAGATGAGGCTGACGAAGATGAGGAAAGTACTAGTTCCTGTCAGTTATGCACGTTGTCATTTGTTGATATGAACGAATTCCGATCCCACATGGAAACCCACCGTGTTCAATCGTCTGAGACCCAGGAGATTTCTGGGTTCACAAAGCAGAACTCCTTTGAATGCTCTGATTGTGGGAAGAGATATTCCATGTTAGGACACTTTCTCAATCATCAGCGCACCCACATTCAGGCTTCCAAATCTCTATTTAGTGACTTGGAGGATTTAAAGAAAAAGTCCTTTCAGTGTGAGACTTGTGGGCGGAATTATTCTCGTGCATCTGCCCTTGATGCCCACCGACGTGGCCATGAAGAAAAGTTATTTAAACGCCGATACAAGACTTCAAGACACATGACTACTACTGATGAGGCGGCACTCAAGCTAATTGGAAAGCAGACTTATGGTACTCCTGAGAAGCTTTTCAAATGCGCTTGTGGAAAAACCTTTCCTAGTATGGTGCGTTTGAAGACACACCAGCGATTCAGCCACAATAGCGAATGCTTTCCACAAGAAGCGACAGGAAAGCtgaggaaaaatgttttttactgtCGAGAATGCAGGAAGGTATTCCATGGCCATCTTGCCTGGTTCAACCATGAGAAATGGCATGAAAACCATTCGAAAGATTCTCCAAACAGATTTCCATGTGAGTCCTGTGGAaaagtgttcatgactcaaacCTTCTATTACAGACATAACCGCATGGTGCACAGTGGCGAGACTCCAGCAAAGTCTTTTCTCCATCAAGTGGGCCAACTGCAGAAGAAAGGATTTGAATGTACCGACTGTGGCCTAAAGTTCTCCAGACCATCAGCGCTTCATTCTCATCAGCTTCAACACACCAGTGCCTTTGGAGAAACCGAGAAAGTGTCCCAGGCGCATTCTTCTCTGCTACATCAGGACACTTGGGACGGAGAACTGAAAGCCACTCAGCAGTTAAGTCATCACGTCCTGGCAGAGAATGTGCTTGCTGACATTAGGTCTGAAGATGACCCACATGTTAATGAGCCGGATGAAGATGTTATGGAGAGTTATGAACCTGGGGACTTCAATGTCCTGGTGATTAGTGCAAGTGAATCAGAGGATGAGGCCGTCCAAGATATGAACCCTAACCTTGAATCGGGATCCGCATCCGACCAGGAGGGCCGAGACAACGTTTCAGCCAGTAATCTGGTTTCAAAACCAGAGCTCGACTTGAAAATTGTACAAGTTGACTTTGAGCCAGCCAAGGGACAGCGCTCACCAGCAGCGGAAGCACCTGAAGACAACGCAACCAAAGAACGATTTGATTGTCCAGAATGTTACCGGTGGTTTACTAGTGCGGCATCACTGCGGGCTCACATAGTGTGGCACAACTTTCGTAAGAGGAGACGTCAGACTAAAGGTCAGTCAGTGGAAGTTTACACTTGTGACAATGAAGCCCATACCTTTGCAGCAGGTCATTTTACAGAATATGAGAATGAAACTAACCAAGAATTAAACCAGGCAGAACTATTAAAGCAGAAAACTGTGACATGTGACATATGTGGTACAAATCTTTCACATTTGCCCAATCAACACGATGAACTTTCACTGTGCCGTAATTGTGAGACATCTAGCTTGTTAAACCACATGAGCAACCGCTCTGTACAGAGGAAAGAGAGCATTTCGGCTACTACAAAAGTATACAATCCAAAGAAAACTCTTCTTGGGCCCAAGATTTACCACTGCGAGCAGTGTGGGAAAGGTTTTTGGTCTTTAGGAGCTTACTTGCATCATAAGCAAAGTCCTAGTCAGTGTATAGATGTGAGGCTTAGAACTGGTCGTGCACAGCCAGCGCACCGTGGACGTTCTTGCTCCAGCATGAAGGTTGCGTGTCCTGTTTGTGGTAGAAAGTTCCGACACAAGGGAATCATGACGTTGCACATGCGCACGCATGAAAATGGAAATCACAAGTGTGAAATCTGCAACAGAGCTTTTCGCCTTTTTTCCAGTCTGATCAGACACCAGGTTGTGCATAATGAACTCCTGCCGCCACCTTGTAAATCTTTTCAGCATCAGGTAGAGCAGCTACAAAAGAATACGTACAGCTGCCCCGACTGCGGGAAGCTGTTTTCCCGGGCCAAAGCACTTCAGTTTCATATGAGGTATCACGGAAATGAGAGTGGGCATTCGCCATCACCACCCAGGTCTTCTGTTAGGCACGAGGACTTTCAGTGTGCCACGTGTCTCAAGCATTTCAGCAACAGGGCCTCCTTCCGGACGCACAAAAAGCTGTGCATTACAAAAGAACGTATATTGCTTGGTAAGACAGGTACTCTAAATAATAATGAGAGAGGGAAATTGTCTAAGGTGAACTCGCAAGACAGCGCGGTGAAGTTACCACATAAAGTTAAGAATGAAATGGAGGAGGTAGGCATGGAAAGTCCAAATACAAACCCCAGTGAGTTCAAATACAAGTGTAACAAGTGTGAAAGAAGCTTTTCAGTTATTGGTGCTTTGAACTTGCATAAAAGAATTCACGCTAAGGGTTACAAAAAAGTAGCAAAAGCAACCTTGTCCTCAGCACCTAGTGAGGAAGAGTTAAGGAAAGATTATCCATTTCCCTGCTCAGAATGCGGGAAGCGATTTTTGTCCAACTCTGCCCTCGGCTCTCACAAACGATGGCATAAAAATGACAAACGGCCCAATCTTAAAGAAGAGGTTTCCGACCACCAAACGTCCACGCTGCAGCCTCAACCTGACATGAAACCTAAGACTCACCAAGGTCGCCAAGCATATGAGCAAGGCTCTCTTTTAGCTGAGCAAAGCAACACTCTGGAAACTAGAGATACTCAGACAGGTGACACCTCGCTCAATGTGAACCGGGTCATGAACGATGGGGGTGAATCCGTCTCGACGACGACGATTGCAAAAAATTACCAGTGTCCACTCTGCTTGGCGAACTTTTCCAAAGCCAGGGGCCTTCGTGCCCACACATGGCAAGCCCACTCAAAGAGTacagaaaacaaagcaaagcgTGTGTTTGATGCTCAAAACACAAGCTGTGAAATAATGAGTGAAAGTATTTCACCAAAAATAAGCAACCCCCCTGTAAGCAAATTTGACGCTTCTCCTTTGATTGTCACAAACCATGAGTGTGGACTTCACTGTGAATCTGCTGCCACAGTTCCGGACCATAAATTATGTCCAGCATCTGAACTGGGGGTCCAGGCTCCTGAGGCCTTAGCTGAGGTCTTGCCGCCTTACAGCCGCCTATCAGAGCAGATCGTCAAATGTCTCTTCAAGTGTGGGAAGTGCGGCAAAGACTTCCAGACTGAGGGGCAGTTAGAGACTCACAAGACCAAGGCAAAGAGCAGGCCTTTTTGCTGCGCCCTGTGCTGCAATGCCTTTTTAACTGAGAATCAGCTGCAGCAACACCTCGCCTGGCACGATCAGATCCGATATCGGCTCCCGAACGAGGTTCGCTTTCGCCTCAGTGCTGCTTTGACCACAAAGTCTGTCAAACTCACAGGGAACGTACCAAGCCAACATGCTTTGAAGCAAGAGAGCCAGTCAGTCAGTAGCAGCGAAGCCTTTCTTTCATCATCCGCGTTGCAAAACCACAAATGTTGGCGTTGTAAAAGTGCTGTGTGTGATTGCACTGATCCTCCCGTGACCGCCGATGACTTCAGGTCCCTTTCTAAACATGACCAGGCATCTCTTGGTGATTGCGATAGCCCTGCAGCTGTTTGGTCAGGAGCTAGAGATTCCCTTACTTGTCTTGAATGTGGAGCTACTTTTAGTCAGGAAACTGATTTGCACCAGCACTATACCAAACATGCACAAAGCATgtattaa
- the LOC133401734 gene encoding trypsin-3, translating into MKYFIVLALCAAAFAAPIDDEDDKIVGGYECRKNSVAYQVSLNAGYHFCGGSLISSTWVVSAAHCYKSRIQVRLGEHNIAVNEGTEQFINSAKVIRHPRYSSRNLDNDIMLIKLSKPATLNSYVRIVSLPSGCANSGTRCLISGWGNMSGSGNNYPDRLRCLDAPILSDSSCRNSYPGQITSNMFCAGFLEGGKDSCQGDSGGPVVCNGQLQGVVSWGYGCAQRNKPGVYAKVCNYNSWIRSTMSSN; encoded by the exons ATGAAGTACTTCATTGTCCTAGCCTTGTGTGCTGCAGCTT TTGCTGCTCCCATTGACGATGAGGACGACAAGATTGTTGGAGGATATGAGTGCAGAAAGAACTCTGTGGCCTACCAGGTCTCTCTAAACGCTGGCTACCACTTCTGTGGAGGTTCCCTGATCTCCAGCACCTGGGTGGTGTCTGCCGCTCACTGCTACAAGTC TCGCATCCAGGTGCGTCTTGGTGAGCACAACATCGCCGTCAATGAGGGCACGGAGCAGTTCATCAACTCTGCCAAGGTCATCAGACATCCCAGATACAGCAGCCGCAACCTGGACAACGACATCATGCTCATCAAGCTGAGCAAGCCCGCCACCCTCAACAGCTATGTGCGCATTGTCTCCCTGCCCTCCGGCTGTGCCAACTCTGGCACCCGCTGTCTGATCTCTGGATGGGGCAACATGAGCGGCTCTGGAA ACAACTACCCTGATCGTCTGAGGTGCCTGGATGCTCCCATCCTGAGCGACAGCAGCTGCAGGAACTCCTACCCTGGACAGATCACCTCCAACATGTTCTGTGCTGGATTCCTGGAGGGAGGCAAAGACTCCTGCCAG GGAGACTCTGGTGGTCCCGTGGTGTGTAACGGCCAGCTTCAAGGTGTCGTGTCCTGGGGTTACGGTTGCGCCCAGAGGAACAAGCCTGGTGTCTACGCCAAGGTCTGCAACTACAACTCCTGGATTCGTAGCACCATGTCATCCAACTGA
- the LOC133401726 gene encoding gastrula zinc finger protein XlCGF64.1-like translates to MAGSSGGERRTFDFSESEYEDDSEENVLESVEKVRPEKQALPHSEEIHHNVERASSAKELPEDPVEDVYSIEYVIEDHGEADKGQDADLPTTGKPKKSRMVCKECGTSFPRREMFYLHRHYHAHKDELVPLTCKECGLAFKDRRSLIKHKHVHKEEPKYEEEAAFQCAACERFFPTAQKLRLHQCDDTDDKPYHCTLCRKEFLVKCAVAKHMLNHSQEVSWSCKECGRSFPDYRTLRCHQRCHPVLKPYECPECGMAFTHSSVMEAHRRKHTERLRSFLCPVCGKTFKYGNLFQERQNVRFSKKPFRCPECDMQLTSQPESPHELS, encoded by the exons ATGGCCGGGTCATCAGGTGGCGAACGGCGGACCTTTGACTTTTCCGAGTCCGAATACGAAGACGACTCGGAAGAAAATG TTTTAGAGAGTGTGGAGAAAGTGCGCCCAGAAAAGCAAGCTCTTCCTCATTCAGAGGAAATTCATCACAACGTTGAGCGAGCAAGCTCGGCGAAAGAACTACCTGAGGATCCAGTGGAAGATGTCTACTCGATAGAGTATGTGATTGAAGATCATGGTGAGGCTGACAAAGGGCAGGACGCTGATTTACCAACTACCGGTAAGCCCAAAAAGTCTCGTATGGTGTGCAAGGAGTGTGGGACGTCTTTCCCCCGTCGAGAGATGTTCTACCTTCACCGCCACTATCACGCACACAAGGATGAACTCGTTCCCCTCACCTGTAAAGAATGTGGCCTTGCCTTTAAGGACCGCCGCAGCCTCATTAAACACAAACATGTGCATAAAGAGGAGCCAAAGTATGAGGAGGAAGCTGCTTTTCAGTGTGCTGCGTGTGAGAGGTTTTTCCCTACGGCACAAAAACTTAGGCTCCACCAATGTGACGATACAGATGACAAGCCTTATCATTGTACACTGTGCCGCAAAGAGTTCCTAGTAAAATGCGCCGTCGCCAAGCACATGCTAAACCACTCGCAAGAGGTCAGCTGGTCGTGCAAGGAGTGCGGTCGAAGCTTTCCGGACTACAGGACATTGCGCTGCCACCAGCGATGTCACCCTGTCCTTAAACCCTACGAATGTCCGGAGTGCGGCATGGCTTTCACACACAGCTCAGTCATGGAAGCCCACCGACGCAAGCACACCGAGCGACTGCGCTCTTTCCTGTGTCCTGTTTGCGGTAAGACCTTCAAGTACGGGAACCTCTTTCAAGAGCGTCAGAATGTGCGCTTCAGCAAGAAACCCTTCCGCTGTCCTGAATGTG ACATGCAGCTCACCAGCCAACCTGAGAGCCCGCATGAATTGTCATGA
- the zgc:66448 gene encoding zinc finger protein 26, giving the protein MRGVHGGNMAAISPPESSERHNSPAEEVQTSGGRTDTVELENTSEQTEENTFNPSRERHSSGHSGNNGASLPSRSKVIESGAGGDQTCNSSEPKMAESPGDEQRPFDCPEDDDGEEAHSHTEENISETKAKVLPGAKEIDEKVDQPSSENPVEDVDSIEYVVEDHGEGDKGRDTNSASKPKKSRMVCKECGLSFSRREMFYLHRHNHARKDEIVPLTCKVCSLSFKDRRSLIKHKHVHKEEEEEEEEEEEEEPTFDEEDRFQCAACEKVFPTVQKLRVHQCNDTDDKPYHCSLCRKEFQLRCSVAMHMLTHSEEDSWTCEECGRRFRDYKRLRCHQRCHPVLKPYECPECGMAFRYSSVMEDHRRKHSDQLRSYLCTVCGKTFKYSSLLQQHQYLHTGEKPFRCPECGKKFAFAQNMRAHCRQHRLHQAHPLSTPLSTEQPSKQTPVSAPETVQVVQRKENAHQSDEPKRTFNCPLCPQTCSSPAALRAHMHFHEVEYESQERRFQAPPEIKKVWDKGYTCPHCPCTYRDEISLRLHIFKTHKSVAQDWNKVSISPQKELSALISENLQTKFKSDDVGIKPYKCPECGKMFRHRSVLELHMRIHSKDKPYQCNVCGKGFRFSSYLQQHIIIHSGQKPHKCPDCGKDFAFLQNMRTHQKLHQEKPFRCTSCRKGYSDETQLQHHMLSHNGDKPHKCNLCNKSFGLAYLLRDHLNTHTGERPHHCSECGKSFSWLSSLLVHQKIHTRKNFSPLNSVPAGGRTRGRGSRGRRGGRLMWGMSRTVGRPPLYPVSGDLSQSSMISSQEDFQVRMQKVLLSELQPPPVRWEVDGDGVIPVPLSQQTELFDSSPQLSRERAPSLVGSPQKAGPSGIDEIAKHGHPTATTSTSYGSFYHDSRGASSFVDGAVLWSGQPPLLSYPNKLGPELQSPRWPGAPVSKQETFMLPVKEDGKVWDPQAIPLTVSQPDKLWTESESQTQTVSGVTGAPSSAQIDQSIPIPVSTAVGHGIGSTLWGIQAPLGTSNTMTSPQTLVNSQDFQLQQKQVAAAWANVQNQTATQKLPISINPFPQAVGTTVWGFQNNPVCPQVLFTGQLKPGSGQDLQQHPVVTANQIILNQPSPFFSPALATLPTLALPGPHSLHTVSVGALSRPPLPNIFFTPQAVLAERPPVPQTPALPQLVPQTEAHKLGARLPFAPKRLFQCMVCGCSFPRELDLQLHYLQHAQGEV; this is encoded by the exons ATGCGAGGGGTGCATGGGGGGAATATGGCCGCCATATCCCCACCGGAGTCTTCGGAACGACACAACTCCCCGGCGGAGGAAGTGCAAACATCAGGGGGGAGGACAGACACCGTGGAACTGGAAAACACATCCGAGCAGACGgaagaaaacacatttaatcCATCGCGGGAGCGTCATAGTAGCGGGCACAGCGGTAACAACGGCGCTTCCTTGCCCAGCCGTTCTAAGGTTATTGAGTCGGGGGCTGGAGGCGACCAAACATGTAATTCATCGGAGCCAAAAATGGCCGAGTCACCGGGAGACGAGCAGCGGCCCTTTGACTGCCCCGAGGACGACGACGGTGAAGAGGCTCACTCCCACACGGAAGAAAATA TTTCAGAGACAAAAGCTAAAGTCCTTCCTGGTGCAAAGGAAATTGATGAGAAGGTTGATCAACCGAGCTCTGAGAATCCAGTAGAAGATGTGGACTCAATAGAGTATGTGGTTGAAGACCACGGTGAGGGTGACAAAGGGCGGGACACCAATTCAGCATCTAAGCCAAAAAAGAGTCGCATGGTGTGCAAGGAGTGTGGATTATCCTTCTCCCGCCGTGAGATGTTCTACCTTCACCGCCACAATCATGCACGCAAGGATGAAATCGTTCCCCTCACCTGTAAAGTATGCAGCCTTTCCTTTAAGGACCGTCGCAGCCTCATAAAGCACAAACATGTGcataaagaggaggaggaggaggaagaggaggaggaagaagaggagcccACATTTGACGAGGAAGATCGTTTTCAGTGTGCAGCGTGTGAGAAGGTTTTCCCTACGGTGCAAAAACTGAGGGTTCACCAGTGCAACGATACAGATGACAAGCCTTATCACTGTTCACTGTGCCGCAAAGAGTTCCAGTTAAGGTGCTCTGTCGCCATGCACATGCTGACCCACTCGGAAGAGGACAGCTGGACGTGCGAGGAGTGCGGTCGAAGGTTCCGGGACTACAAGAGATTGCGCTGCCACCAGCGATGCCATCCGGTCCTTAAACCCTACGAATGTCCGGAGTGCGGCATGGCCTTCAGATACAGTTCTGTCATGGAAGACCACCGGCGCAAGCACAGCGACCAACTACGCTCTTACCTGTGTACCGTATGTGGTAAGACCTTCAAGTACAGCAGTCTCCTTCAACAGCATCAGTATCTGCACACCGGTGAGAAGCCCTTCCGCTGTCCTGAATGTGGTAAGAAATTTGCCTTTGCTCAAAATATGAGGGCACACTGTCGCCAACATAGACTGCATCAAGCGCATCCTCTCTCTACTCCCCTCTCTACTGAGCAGCCCAGCAAGCAGACACCTGTGTCTGCACCGGAGACGGTGCAAGTGGTGCAAAGGAAAGAGAATGCACACCAGAGTGACGAACCAAAACGCACTTTTAACTGTCCCCTTTGTCCCCAGACATGCAGCTCGCCAGCCGCCCTGAGAGCCCACATGCATTTTCACGAGGTGGAGTATGAGTCACAGGAGAGAAGATTCCAGGCGCCCCCAGAgattaaaaaggtttgggaCAAAGGGTACACCTGTCCACACTGCCCATGTACGTACCGTGATGAGATAAGTTTAAGATTACACATATTTAAAACCCATAAGAGCGTAGCGCAAGATTGGAACAAAGTGTCAATTTCCCCACAAAAAGAGTTGAGCGCCCTAATCAGTGAAAATCTGCagacaaagttcaaaagtgATGACGTAGGTATTAAGCCATACAAGTGCCCTGAGTGTGGAAAAATGTTTCGCCATCGCTCAGTGTTAGAGCTGCACATGCGCATACATTCCAAGGACAAGCCTTACCAGTGCAACGTGTGTGGCAAAGGCTTTCGGTTCAGCAGCTACTTACAGCAACATATCATCATCCACTCGGGCCAGAAGCCTCACAAATGTCCTGACTGTGGGAAGGATTTTGCTTTCCTGCAGAACATGAGAACCCACCAGAAGCTGCATCAGGAAAAACCCTTCCGCTGCACCAGCTGCCGCAAAGGCTACAGCGACGAGACGCAACTGCAGCACCATATGCTCTCTCATAACGGCGACAAGCCCCACAAATGCAACCTCTGCAATAAGAGCTTTGGCTTGGCGTATCTGCTCCGCGACCACCTGAACACGCACACAGGAGAGCGACCCCATCACTGCAGCGAGTGCGGCAAATCTTTCTCCTGGTTAAGCAGCTTGTTAGTTCACCAGAAGATCCACACTCGCAAGAATTTTAGTCCACTTAATTCTGTCCCCGCTGGTGGAAGGACGAGAGGCAGAGGGAGCAGGGGGAGGAGAGGGGGAAGGCTGATGTGGGGGATGTCTCGAACAGTAGGAAGGCCTCCCCTTTATCCCGTCTCAGGGGACCTTTCACAATCTTCCATGATCTCATCTCAAGAGGACTTTCAAGTGAGGATGCAGAAAGTGTTGCTTTCCGAACTACAACCTCCACCTGTCCGGTGGGAGGTGGATGGTGACGGGGTCATACCAGTCCCTTTATCACAGCAGACAGAGCTGTTCGACAGCTCGCCACAGCTGAGTCGAGAGCGCGCGCCCTCCCTTGTCGGCTCCCCTCAGAAAGCTGGCCCCTCTGGAATCGACGAGATTGCGAAACATGGGCACCCCACAGCCACAACATCAACTTCCTATGGTTCTTTTTACCATGACTCTCGTGGGGCGTCGTCCTTCGTAGATGGTGCAGTGTTGTGGAGCGGCCAACCTCCTCTGCTGAGTTATCCAAACAAGCTCGGCCCAGAGCTTCAGTCGCCGAGATGGCCGGGTGCTCCGGTGTCAAAACAGGAGACGTTCATGCTTCCTGTGAAAGAGGACGGCAAGGTGTGGGATCCTCAAGCAATACCGTTGACTGTTAGCCAGCCTGACAAGCTCTGGACAGAAAGTGAGTCACAAACGCAGACAGTTTCAGGTGTAACAGGTGCACCATCCTCAGCTCAGATAGACCAAAGCATCCCCATCCCAGTATCCACTGCTGTTGGTCATGGGATAGGTAGCACTTTGTGGGGCATTCAAGCACCACTGGGGACTTCAAACACAATGACCTCCCCTCAGACACTAGTGAACAGTCAAGACTTCCAGCTACAGCAGAAGCAGGTGGCTGCTGCTTGGGCCAATGTACAGAATCAGACTGCAACACAGAAACTTCCCATCTCCATCAATCCCTTTCCCCAAGCCGTCGGCACTACAGTTTGGGGCTTCCAAAATAATCCAGTGTGTCCTCAGGTGCTTTTCACTGGGCAGCTCAAACCTGGGAGCGGCCAGGACCTGCAGCAGCACCCCGTGGTCACGGCCAATCAGATTATCCTAAACCAGCCGTCTCCATTTTTCTCTCCGGCGCTCGCCACGCTCCCGACCCTGGCTTTGCCCGGTCCGCACTCTCTTCACACCGTCTCTGTAGGTGCGCTGTCGAGACCGCCGCTCCCAAATATTTTCTTCACCCCACAGGCTGTCCTGGCTGAGAGGCCCCCCGTGCCACAAACCCCGGCCCTACCTCAGCTCGTCCCGCAGACCGAAGCTCACAAACTCGGAGCCCGTTTGCCTTTTGCCCCAAAACGGCTCTTTCAGTGCATGGTATGCGGCTGCTCTTTTCCACGAGAGCTGGATCTACAGTTGCATTACTTGCAACACGCACAAGGAGAAGTTTGA